The following are from one region of the Oncorhynchus nerka isolate Pitt River linkage group LG8, Oner_Uvic_2.0, whole genome shotgun sequence genome:
- the LOC115121791 gene encoding proline-rich transmembrane protein 4-like has protein sequence MHHLHRMMALCLWCSLLAILLHTTVFADEEADLTKPTGPPASKGWSSWLGSYMPKQPSLSRIPSLPAAPSFPFSSLNPFGGKSQTKNAGPQRTTPSEGPTKELSKGLIERPTEGPTEGPTKEPTGGPTERPTEGPTEGPTEELSKGPTEELSKGPTKELSKGPTEELSKGPTKELSKGLIERPTEGPTEGPTEGPTEPENSPGHSGSVEESINKSPQSSTITSWTEGHPSSTEIRTVTNPQTVTPNKNTQPNTQDILDSITAVLDSISSIYMSQGVDISSDSLTSTNILPKTITHGYLSTETSQTPKHSWSVTTKSFPKETKIQDELVPQGDPLTASVPHLTSPQTTVPTTLVTTPPRITVNLTQVETTLTRQPFDSGTPPTSPQTRVTTRRLASTVSTDIGTKEAPVTETHSSQSSPDLGVSEAKAGPVEERLGANTTTRTDDRTLRVNSPTPGGNLPDPEDWLSDPTGSETTYLPDCNQERSGICNISDTWAPPTTSDVLPTANTPSTNQSNNPFLIPARPMFVSLHSDWNSAMAAWGLAWDAHVYGLGSIFAMVTLASALNLLCLPLRCPSGCGYFALVSVFLLAAGCTRAFSLLYDAYGHQDRLPSTEASLLLYEAPFPCLTAAFGLVFLLLSMRSRMQLSYSAFQRPCFLACLVLLHFAAAFGPVALLRLYQRRAPFCLFISLISRGTFVALVSFLSVAYFVFFCYVRADSKHIYHLNNTSPTPAERYNRCPFAESRDWDRAAATVCLSALFCLACAGLQLYAMLHSLGLAGGADVFRPWPWWTFQLSCRVCEAGVCLTLALVVAQPIYCSDHLPQPGSCWTELLAIKSPIMPGTYQWTLSQQEKLAICDIGHGETECLPLYTLMDERLGSSLNGLDLLYHSNRALAYRDLDLNLDLPGSSKPEDRCGGEVSGGSSFTSDSTADLRPPSPINLRRSIDEALFSEDLFPISLFRPSIPFCCSDLSLNIPYSTSTLPNGGQVLRETLSADPGLYRTTSCVEMAPPPPTPLTNRPMAGDTILGAPPSPSLSSNSSSPERWRGSSSSCSLYRPSLEGSSLVLCSSPEGHAQPSSLGGSSNRITASSHQGSHMQRYYRTLGSASQESLDLESEADRSVQEEFINVCRQIDAMSICSETIDL, from the exons ATGCATCACCTTCACCGGATGATGGCTTTGTGCTTATGGTGCTCTCTCCTCGCCATTCTTCTCCACACGACAGTGTTTGCGGATGAAGAGGCGGATCTTACGAAGCCGACAGGACCGCCTGCCAGTAAGGGATGGTCCAGTTGGCTAGGCTCGTACATGCCAAAGCAGCCCAGCTTGTCCAGGATCCCATCACTCCCGGCGGCGCCGTCGTTTCCGTTTTCTTCGCTCAACCCGTTTGGAGGGAAGTCACAGACTAAGAATGCAGGGCCCCAAAGGACCACACCATCAGAGGGACCAACAAAGGAACTGTCAAAGGGACTGATAGAGAGACCAACAGAGGGACCAACAGAGGGACCAACAAAGGAACCAACAGGGGGACCAACAGAGAGACCAACAGAGGGACCAACAGAGGGACCGACAGAGGAACTGTCAAAGGGACCAACAGAGGAACTGTCAAAGGGACCAACAAAGGAACTGTCAAAGGGACCAACAGAGGAACTGTCAAAGGGACCAACAAAGGAACTGTCAAAGGGACTGatagagagaccgacagagggACCAACAGAGGGACCAACAGAGGGACCAACGGAGCCTGAGAATTCACCGGGACATTCAGGGTCTGTGGAGGAGAGTATTAATAAAAGCCCTCagtcctccaccatcacctcttGGACTGAAGGTCACCCGAGCTCCACTGAGATAAGAACCGTAACAAACCCACAGACAGTCACTCCTAACAAGAACACACAACCAAACACCCAAGATATCTTAGATTCTATAACCGCTGTCTTAGATTCCATATCCTCTATTTATATGTCACAGGGGGTTGATATATCCTCCGATAGTCTCACCAGCACAAACATACTGCCAAAGACAATAACACACGGATACCTGTCAACAGAAACGTCCCAAACGCCAAAGCACAGTTGGAGTGTCACCACTAAATCTTTCCCCAAGGAAACGAAGATCCAAGATGAACTAGTTCCCCAGGGTGACCCTCTCACAGCCTCTGTCCCACACCTAACGTCCCCACAAACCACAGTCCCCACAACCCTGGTCACAACTCCACCAAGGATCACCGTCAACCTAACACAGGTAGAGACCACACTGACCAGACAACCCTTTGACTCTGGCACCCCACCCACTTCTCCACAAACCAGGGTCACCACAAGACGTCTGGCCTCGACCGTAAGCACCGACATTGGAACTAAAGAGGCCCCGGTCACCGAAACTCATTCCAGTCAGAGTTCACCAGACCTGGGTGTTTCCGAGGCCAAAGCAGGGCCTGTGGAGGAACGACTGGGAGCAAACACCACCACCAGGACAGACGATAGAACACTAAGGGTTAACTCACCAACACCCGGAG GTAACCTTCCTGATCCTGAAGACTGGCTGTCCGACCCAACGGGCAGTGAAACCACCTACCTCCCAGACTGCAATCAGGAACGTTCGGGAATCTGCAACATCTCCGACACCTGGGCACCGCCCACCACCTCTGACGTCCTCCCCACCGCCAACACCCCCTCCACCAACCAATCAAATAACCCCTTCCTGATTCCGGCCCGGCCCATGTTCGTATCCCTGCATTCTGATTGGAACAGCGCCATGGCCGCCTGGGGGTTAGCCTGGGATGCACACGTGTACGGTCTGGGCTCCATCTTCGCCATGGTGACCCTGGCCTCGGCGCTCAACCTGCTGTGCCTGCCCCTGCGCTGCCCTTCCGGCTGTGGCTACTTCGCCCTGGTCAGTGTCTTCCTCCTGGCTGCAGGGTGTACCAGGGCTTTCTCCCTCCTCTATGATGCCTACGGCCACCAGGACCGGCTGCCCTCCACCGAGGCCTCCCTGCTGCTCTACGAAGCCCCGTTCCCCTGCCTGACTGCAGCCTTCGGCCTGGTCTTCCTGCTCCTCTCTATGCGCTCCAGGATGCAGCTATCCTACTCAGCCTTCCAGAGACCCTGTTTCCTGGCCTGTCTGGTGTTGCTGCACTTCGCAGCAGCTTTTGGTCCTGTAGCACTGCTGAGGCTCTACCAGAGGAGGGCACCCTTCTGCCTCTTCATCTCGCTCATCTCCCGGGGAACGTTTGTGGCGCTGGTTTCTTTTCTATCGGTCgcctattttgtgtttttctgctACGTACGGGCGGACTCAAAGCATATTTACCACCTGAATAACACCTCGCCCACGCCAGCTGAGCGATACAACCGCTGTCCATTCGCAGAGAGCAGGGACTGGGACCGTGCGGCTGCGACAGTGTGCCTTTCGGCTCTGTTCTGCCTGGCATGCGCCGGGCTGCAGCTGTACGCCATGCTCCACTCTCTGGGGCTCGCCGGAGGAGCAGATGTGTTCCGCCCCTGGCCTTGGTGGACCTTCCAGCTCAGCTGCAGGGTTTGTGAGGCCGGAGTTTGTCTCACCTTAGCCCTGGTGGTGGCCCAGCCAATCTACTGCTCTGACCACCTTCCCCAGCCTGGAAGCTGCTGGACGGAGCTGCTGGCGATCAAGTCGCCCATTATGCCGGGAACCTACCAGTGGACCCTGAGCCAGCAGGAGAAGCTGGCCATCTGCGACATTGGGCACGGGGAGACAGAGTGCCTGCCCCTCTACACGCTGATGGATGAAAGGCTAGGCAGCAGCTTGAACGGCCTGGACCTCCTGTACCACAGCAACCGGGCCTTGGCTTACAGAGACCTGGACCTAAATTTGGATCTGCCTGGCTCCAGCAAGCCCGAGGACAGGTGTGGTGGAGAGGTGTCCGGGGGTTCCTCCTTCACCAGCGACTCCACGGCTGACCTGCGGCCGCCATCGCCCATCAACCTGCGCCGTAGTATTGATGAGGCGCTCTTCAGCGAGGACCTCTTTCCCATAAGCCTCTTCAGACCGTCCATACCCTTTTGCTGCAGTGACCTGTCACTCAACATCCCCTACTCCACGTCCACCCTGCCCAATGGTGGCCAGGTGCTTCGAGAGACCCTCTCAGCTGACCCAGGCCTGTACCGGACGACCTCCTGCGTGGAGATGGCCcctcctcccccaacccctctaaCAAACCGACCTATGGCAGGCGACACCATCCTGGGtgctccaccatctccctccctgtcctccaaCTCCTCTTCCCCAGAACGCTGGAGGGGAAGTTCTTCCTCCTGCTCCCTGTACAGACCCTCATTAGAGGggtcctctctggtcctctgttcCAGCCCAGAGGGGCACGCCCAACCCTCATCCCTAGGCGGCAGCTCAAACCGCATTACAGCCTCCAGCCACCAGGgctcacacatgcagagatactATCGCACACTGGGGTCAGCCTCACAGGAGAGTCTTGACCTAGAGTCTGAAGCGGACCGGTCCGTACAAGAGGAGTTCATCAATGTCTGCAGACAGATTGATGCGATGAGCATCTGCAGTGAGACAATTGACCTGTAG